A region from the Sorex araneus isolate mSorAra2 chromosome 6, mSorAra2.pri, whole genome shotgun sequence genome encodes:
- the SPRY4 gene encoding protein sprouty homolog 4: MEPPIPQNVPLAPASVLVQPLLDSRMPHSRLQHPLTILPIDQMKTSHVENDYIDNPGLAPPAGPKRTRGGPSELAPTPARCDQDVTHHWISFSGRPSSVSSSSSTSSDQRLLDHMAPPPVADQASPRAVRLQPKAAHCKPLDLKGPPALPPELDKHFLLCEACGKCKCKECASPRTLPSCWVCNQECLCSAQTLVNYGTCMCLVQGVFYHCTNEDDEGSCADHPCSCSHSNCCARWSFMGALSLVLPCLLCYLPATGCVKLAQRSYDRLRRPGCRCKHTNSVICKAAGADAKAARPDKPF; the protein is encoded by the coding sequence ATGGAGCCCCCGATCCCACAGAACGTGCCCTTGGCGCCCGCTTCCGTCCTGGTGCAGCCCCTCCTCGACAGCCGGATGCCCCACAGCCGGCTCCAGCACCCCCTCACCATCCTGCCCATCGACCAGATGAAGACCAGCCACGTGGAGAACGACTACATCGACAACCCGGGCCTGGCGCCCCCCGCGGGCCCCAAACGGACCCGGGGCGGGCCCTCCGAGCTGGCGCCGACGCCCGCCCGCTGCGACCAGGACGTGACGCACCACTGGATCTCCTTCAGCGGCCGCCCCAGCTCggtgagcagcagcagcagcacctccTCCGACCAGCGGCTCCTGGACCACATGGCGCCGCCCCCCGTGGCCGACCAGGCGTCTCCCAGGGCCGTGCGCCTCCAGCCCAAGGCGGCGCACTGCAAGCCGCTGGACCTCAAGgggccccccgccctgccccccgagCTGGACAAGCACTTCTTGCTGTGCGAGGCCTGCGGGAAGTGTAAGTGCAAGGAGTGCGCGTCTCCGCGGACGTTGCCCTCCTGCTGGGTCTGCAACCAGGAGTGCCTGTGCTCGGCGCAGACCCTGGTCAACTACGGCACGTGCATGTGCCTGGTGCAGGGCGTCTTCTACCACTGCACCAACGAGGACGATGAGGGCTCCTGCGCCGACcacccctgctcctgctcccaCTCAAACTGCTGCGCCCGCTGGTCCTTCATGGGCGCCCTCTCCCTCGTGCTGCCCTGTCTGCTCTGCTACCTGCCCGCCACGGGCTGCGTGAAGCTGGCCCAGCGCAGCTACGACCGCCTGCGCCGCCCGGGCTGCCGCTGCAAACACACGAACAGCGTCATCTGCAAGGCGGCGGGCGCCGACGCCAAGGCCGCCAGACCCGACAAGCCTTTCTGA